In the genome of Mycoplasma seminis, one region contains:
- a CDS encoding DnaA ATPase domain-containing protein — translation MNNLFKEEENNNHEVKLDVLNEVFVEYMKNEIQDNMLFRTFFKNLKILSFENNEVVIFFPKVYPDLFNFKKYYNDIFVKAVNEVFGEGVTFKIIDKDYLEASKNAEKVIKKADNLIKPSNSGNLDQTFDTYVESNFNKEALNICKSIAAGEYNFNVLFISGNSGLGKTHLVNALNNEFCKQGKKVFIINPISFSPWLTNLLKENDPKKLFNTHKRLVENYDLLIFDDFQIFGEGNKKSTKDFIFQILDGRMQKDKITVFCSDKDINQISTMFDNRLITRLQSGFITKIKQPDMDDLSKLLDSFLDDIELNNELISNEAKDFIIRNHTASIRTLLGAVKRISHYKKDILKSPKEYIDKTITNIFADVVQQQENITPDVIIKAVSKYYKIPVKDILSNSRKAEIVVARHIAMYMISIQLDYSSTELGKVFKKDHSTVLNALNKFKNSDDESLKRTIQELRNQIYKIN, via the coding sequence ATGAATAACTTATTTAAAGAAGAAGAAAATAACAATCACGAAGTTAAATTGGATGTTTTGAATGAGGTTTTTGTAGAGTATATGAAAAACGAAATTCAAGATAACATGCTTTTTAGAACATTTTTTAAAAATTTAAAGATTTTATCTTTTGAAAATAATGAAGTAGTTATCTTTTTCCCAAAAGTTTATCCAGACTTATTCAACTTTAAAAAATATTACAATGATATTTTCGTTAAAGCGGTAAATGAGGTTTTTGGAGAAGGTGTTACTTTTAAAATTATTGATAAAGATTATTTAGAAGCTTCAAAAAATGCTGAAAAAGTCATTAAAAAAGCTGATAATTTAATAAAACCTTCAAATTCAGGTAACCTTGACCAGACTTTTGATACTTATGTTGAAAGTAACTTTAATAAAGAAGCTTTAAATATTTGTAAATCAATTGCTGCGGGTGAATATAACTTTAATGTTTTATTTATTTCAGGAAATTCTGGATTAGGGAAAACTCACTTAGTTAATGCTTTAAATAATGAATTTTGTAAACAAGGTAAAAAAGTTTTTATTATTAACCCAATTTCATTTTCACCTTGACTTACTAATTTATTAAAAGAAAATGATCCTAAAAAGTTGTTTAATACCCATAAAAGACTAGTTGAAAACTATGATTTACTAATTTTTGACGATTTTCAAATTTTCGGAGAAGGAAATAAAAAATCAACTAAAGACTTTATCTTCCAAATTTTAGATGGTAGAATGCAGAAAGATAAAATTACTGTCTTCTGTAGTGATAAAGATATCAATCAAATATCTACAATGTTTGATAATCGTCTGATTACTCGTCTTCAATCAGGGTTTATTACTAAAATTAAGCAGCCTGATATGGATGATTTATCAAAATTATTAGATTCGTTTTTAGATGATATTGAACTTAATAATGAATTAATTTCTAATGAGGCTAAAGATTTCATCATTAGAAACCATACAGCTTCAATCAGAACCCTTTTAGGTGCTGTTAAACGTATTTCTCATTATAAAAAAGATATTTTGAAGTCACCAAAAGAATATATAGATAAAACTATAACTAATATTTTTGCTGATGTAGTTCAACAACAAGAAAATATTACACCTGATGTAATTATTAAAGCTGTTTCTAAGTATTATAAAATTCCAGTTAAAGATATTTTATCTAACTCAAGAAAAGCTGAAATAGTTGTTGCAAGACATATTGCAATGTACATGATTTCAATTCAATTAGATTATTCTTCTACTGAATTAGGTAAAGTATTTAAAAAGGATCACTCAACCGTTTTAAACGCTTTAAACAAATTTAAAAACTCAGATGACGAAAGTTTAAAAAGAACAATTCAAGAACTTAGAAACCAAATATATAAGATTAATTAA
- a CDS encoding HAD family acid phosphatase, whose protein sequence is MNKVSKLLLTFGGAATAIIPAVAVSCTPSDNDKKIKDLEKQLADTKAQLTTAQTDLTNKTQELTTAQTNLTSKTQELADAIKRYNTVSLTSSNTWNSISAEKEAMGMEVYKQATAAFDAMITQPNVSLTNVDSKGSAVTVTATEEGKFIPVVFMDLDETVLNNFAYQNYLVKNNTTFSLTTWHDFVMQAKSQEVAGAIKFIKHVWEKGGVVMFNSNRNQNDSSNGKIKGEVEASKTNLVNLGLDAKLMPEWIWWMQGTESATPQKPFSQANRDVKVSKEERMHYINTNKLTIDKVQAQFKVVMRVGDDISDFNDNFSKQQGIKSAEVVAALKDANNGYGILFGNTDVNNKSVYFNIKTNKFEKEDFAASYILIPGNTSYGSWVKQAVGSSAFNFDKANELLAASGWVFTPSAPATTTTGTNTSTTTPAPATGTQTGNGSAAATPAK, encoded by the coding sequence ATGAATAAAGTTTCTAAATTATTATTAACTTTTGGAGGTGCAGCTACTGCTATTATTCCTGCTGTTGCAGTATCATGTACACCATCAGATAATGATAAAAAAATTAAAGACTTAGAAAAACAATTAGCTGATACTAAAGCTCAATTAACAACAGCACAAACAGATTTAACAAACAAAACTCAAGAATTAACAACAGCACAAACTAATTTAACAAGCAAAACTCAAGAATTAGCAGATGCTATTAAAAGATACAATACAGTTTCATTAACATCATCAAACACATGGAACAGTATTTCAGCTGAAAAAGAAGCTATGGGAATGGAAGTTTACAAACAAGCTACAGCTGCTTTTGACGCAATGATTACACAACCTAATGTTTCATTAACAAATGTTGACTCAAAAGGTTCAGCTGTTACCGTTACAGCTACAGAAGAAGGTAAATTTATTCCTGTTGTATTTATGGACTTAGATGAAACAGTTTTAAATAACTTTGCATACCAAAACTACTTAGTAAAAAACAACACAACATTTAGTTTAACTACATGACATGATTTTGTAATGCAAGCTAAATCTCAAGAAGTTGCTGGAGCAATTAAATTCATCAAACACGTTTGAGAAAAAGGTGGAGTTGTAATGTTCAACTCAAACAGAAATCAAAACGATAGTTCAAATGGTAAAATCAAAGGTGAAGTTGAAGCCTCAAAAACTAACTTAGTAAATTTAGGTCTTGATGCTAAATTAATGCCTGAATGAATTTGATGAATGCAAGGTACAGAAAGTGCAACACCTCAAAAACCATTTAGCCAAGCAAACAGAGATGTTAAAGTTTCTAAAGAAGAAAGAATGCACTACATCAACACAAATAAATTAACAATTGATAAAGTTCAAGCACAATTTAAAGTTGTTATGAGAGTTGGAGATGATATCTCAGACTTTAACGACAACTTCTCAAAACAACAAGGAATTAAATCAGCTGAAGTTGTTGCTGCTTTAAAAGATGCTAACAACGGATATGGTATTTTATTTGGAAACACAGATGTAAACAATAAATCTGTATACTTCAATATAAAAACAAATAAATTTGAAAAAGAAGATTTCGCCGCAAGTTACATCTTAATCCCAGGAAACACATCATACGGAAGCTGAGTAAAACAAGCAGTTGGTTCAAGCGCATTTAACTTTGATAAAGCTAATGAATTACTTGCTGCTTCAGGTTGAGTATTCACACCATCAGCTCCTGCTACAACAACTACAGGAACAAATACATCAACCACAACTCCTGCTCCTGCTACAGGTACACAAACAGGTAATGGTTCAGCAGCTGCTACACCAGCAAAATAG
- a CDS encoding IS3 family transposase produces the protein MIKEQIVLNKSLMERLFNCILTIERNKFPYEKFINLFEIATNIQLPKNQLMEIIEFIKHYNLHNMNKEVVYKLSKDKRGRKRKNTKVNWNKISKDDMVTILEIWQKYGEIVKDIPEEDLNKIKNIKSSKAEIAKSFNMSRSTLFNLLSQKTSKNSDKEIEYENEIKEVFYKHKRNFGRARISAVLEKEYGIKISSRTIGRRMKQIGLKCRVRQKQKEREIKNTSAQCDNIVKRDYNDKENRNIVATDVTYLKVPYDLKYVLNHLFLSVAINHKTKRVLNYNVSTRNDTELVISHIKELEFDSPWIIHSNHGYQYTSKEYIELINSKNGTISMSRVGNSLDNREAEYFFSILKSECLNFVNYNTTSYDELLVIIKDFIEYYNSERIQSNLGWLTPNQFYALNS, from the coding sequence ATGATAAAAGAGCAAATTGTTTTGAATAAATCATTAATGGAAAGATTATTCAATTGTATTCTCACTATAGAAAGAAATAAATTTCCTTATGAAAAATTCATAAATTTATTTGAAATAGCCACAAATATTCAACTACCAAAAAATCAATTAATGGAAATTATTGAATTTATAAAACATTATAATTTACATAATATGAATAAAGAAGTAGTTTACAAATTATCAAAAGATAAACGTGGAAGAAAAAGAAAAAATACAAAAGTTAATTGAAACAAGATTTCAAAAGACGATATGGTTACAATACTAGAAATTTGACAAAAATATGGAGAAATTGTCAAAGATATTCCTGAAGAAGATTTGAACAAAATCAAAAATATTAAATCAAGTAAAGCTGAAATAGCTAAATCTTTTAACATGTCTAGAAGCACTTTATTTAATTTATTAAGCCAAAAAACTTCTAAAAATTCAGATAAAGAAATTGAATATGAAAATGAAATTAAAGAAGTGTTTTACAAGCACAAAAGAAATTTTGGAAGAGCTAGAATTTCTGCTGTATTAGAAAAAGAATACGGTATTAAGATTTCTTCTAGAACAATAGGAAGAAGAATGAAACAAATAGGCCTTAAATGTAGAGTTAGACAAAAACAAAAAGAAAGAGAAATTAAAAATACTTCTGCACAATGTGACAACATAGTTAAAAGAGATTATAACGATAAAGAAAATAGAAATATTGTAGCAACAGATGTTACATACCTAAAAGTTCCTTACGATTTAAAATATGTATTAAATCACTTATTTTTATCAGTCGCAATAAATCATAAAACAAAAAGAGTGTTAAATTATAATGTCTCAACCAGAAATGATACTGAACTTGTTATTTCGCATATAAAAGAATTAGAATTTGATTCACCATGAATAATTCACTCAAATCACGGTTATCAATACACTTCAAAAGAGTATATTGAATTAATTAATTCTAAAAACGGGACTATATCGATGAGTAGAGTAGGCAATTCTCTAGACAATAGAGAAGCAGAATATTTCTTCTCGATTTTAAAATCTGAATGTTTAAATTTTGTTAATTACAACACAACTTCATATGATGAATTATTAGTAATTATCAAAGATTTTATTGAATATTATAATTCGGAAAGAATTCAATCTAATTTAGGATGATTAACTCCTAATCAATTTTATGCTTTAAATTCTTAA
- a CDS encoding RNA-binding S4 domain-containing protein, whose protein sequence is MKFTISKSKIDQLVEFISTYIDSNDTFIPFRCIYMHIDTEKLTLVGASSTLAARKIIDLNDNDIQLERTGSFYLSANLLKNIIKKFDKQITFDAKENLIDIYEGSTLFTLTKLNAGLYPKIDFEDTDNQVQINSQKFDKAIYDVSTSTSSSNDRLNSLIYKCINITAKNSDELRFLATDSYRLSTEIIKVSKPITIDLTIDNKNLKKLITKETPETVNLFFNQDKIGISYDNTVVWTAVNRTQFLDVSALFQVKYTRNFKIEKEELLKTINKALFYQTDKDKKMEFSFENHKLKINYEVPEIGTASAESDALEIVEGNEIEFDFNYNYVKDAVSALDSGMLNIFVSDSEDKLLFISENDPHHIQLITPMRKYYSSQKIMTVAIKGGSIKLSQFLKKIDEIDTGGQAKEFIKNNSITINGEQPKGRGSKIKVGDIVWINNSIYSITAKEE, encoded by the coding sequence ATGAAATTCACTATTTCTAAATCTAAAATTGACCAATTAGTTGAATTTATTTCAACTTATATAGATAGTAATGATACATTTATTCCATTTAGATGTATTTATATGCATATTGATACAGAAAAATTAACATTAGTAGGAGCTTCTTCTACTCTTGCTGCTAGAAAAATAATTGATTTAAATGATAATGATATTCAATTAGAAAGAACTGGTAGTTTTTACTTATCAGCTAACTTATTAAAAAATATTATTAAGAAATTTGATAAACAAATTACATTTGATGCTAAAGAAAATTTAATTGATATTTATGAAGGATCAACATTATTTACATTAACTAAATTAAACGCTGGTTTATATCCAAAAATTGATTTTGAAGATACAGATAATCAAGTTCAAATCAATTCACAAAAATTTGATAAAGCTATTTATGATGTATCTACATCAACAAGTTCATCAAATGATAGATTAAATTCTTTAATTTATAAATGTATTAATATAACAGCTAAAAATTCTGATGAATTAAGATTCTTAGCAACAGATTCATATCGTTTATCCACAGAAATTATTAAAGTTTCTAAACCCATTACAATTGATTTAACAATAGATAATAAAAACCTTAAGAAACTTATTACTAAAGAAACACCAGAAACAGTTAATTTATTCTTTAATCAAGATAAAATTGGTATTTCTTATGATAATACAGTGGTTTGAACAGCTGTAAACAGAACTCAATTCCTTGATGTTTCAGCATTATTCCAAGTTAAATACACAAGAAACTTTAAAATCGAAAAAGAAGAACTTTTAAAAACAATCAATAAAGCTTTATTCTATCAAACAGATAAAGATAAGAAAATGGAATTTAGCTTTGAAAACCATAAATTAAAAATCAATTATGAAGTTCCTGAAATAGGAACAGCTAGTGCTGAATCTGATGCTTTAGAAATTGTTGAAGGTAATGAAATTGAATTTGACTTCAACTACAACTACGTTAAAGATGCTGTATCAGCTTTAGATTCAGGAATGTTGAATATCTTTGTATCTGATTCAGAAGATAAATTACTATTTATTTCAGAAAATGATCCACACCACATTCAATTAATTACACCTATGAGAAAGTACTATTCATCTCAAAAAATAATGACAGTAGCAATTAAAGGTGGATCAATTAAATTAAGTCAATTTCTTAAAAAAATCGATGAAATAGATACAGGTGGTCAAGCAAAAGAATTTATAAAAAATAACTCTATTACAATAAATGGTGAACAACCAAAAGGTAGAGGAAGTAAAATAAAAGTAGGAGATATAGTTTGAATTAATAATTCAATCTATTCGATAACTGCTAAAGAAGAATAG